From the genome of Ziziphus jujuba cultivar Dongzao chromosome 4, ASM3175591v1:
ggaaaaccaaaccaaatgacTATAAATACCtagtatttttctttattgtgGAAGATCAGATTACGCTGCAACCACATAGCAGACTTTGAATTACTAGGTTGATTGAAGGATTGCAACTAAGACGGGTGGGTTTTAGATGGTTGGCTCTTGGAAGGAAGGCTTTTAGATGGAAGATTTGGAggtatggctctgataccaattttgaaagaaaagaaaatattaagaaaattttattcacAAAATGAGAAGGTACAACTAACTCTACTTCTTACTTTTAAGGGAACTCCCTTATATAGGCAAGATTGGCACTATTTACCATGCCATGTGTACATAATTAACATCACTTCTTCTACATATCCTTTTAGTACAATAAGATTCCTATATTTACATcattttatcataaataaagattcctatattaaatacataatataattatttaatatacgTATTTATGACACATACTATACAAGATTCTTTATTCTTTACTTTATGtcttatcatattttaatttttctaatcaaaattttaattgaaaaataaaaaaatcatttaaatacAAAGGAAAAAATGTTGAGGTTTAGGGTCAGCGAGTTGCAGATCTCACAATGATTTTATCTATGGTTCCTCTCGATCGCAATAGCACAGCTTATGATTATGGTCTTTCGACAACAACAAAGCTAGCGGCCTGTTTGGCCAGCTGTTTTCAGAACAGTTTTCTGTTCTTGAAAACAGAAATTTATTTCCAAAACAATTTTATACCTGTTTGGCCATTTGTTTCTAAAAACAAGTTCtgaaaataagttaaaaaataaaataaaattgggaaAACATCAAAAAGATGTTTCCACCTGTTCTCTCACCTTGGCCTCTCTTGTCTCTCACCTTCGTCGCTCGACCAGCCCCTTCACTGGCTTGCGAAACGTTCACCGCTCGTCAACCCACGCACACCAGCTAATCTTCATCGAACAGATCTCGAATAGTCAGCCGTGCCTTCAATAAAAACAGATCTCTGCTGAAGTTCACCGATCTCTGCTGAAGTTCACCGATTAGGTTTTTCTCTCTTCTCAAATCTTTCAATACTGGTTGGATTCTCTGTTGATAAATtgtgtttgtaatttttttagatttggGTTTAATTGCTTATTATTGATTATGAATTTTTCTTGGGTTTAATTGCTCATACCAATTCCACGATATGGCAAAAAAAATTCAGTCGGGACAATAGTGATTCCAATTccatcaaagaaattaaattaggaagttCTGAATAATAATTTCTATTAGTTAATAATACAGCTATTTCACTTCACCCACTTCTTTTACAATAGCGGTTTTTGGTaaaactctctttttctcatggagatgttgatgatgatgatgaagaggttGGCTCAGTTTCTGGTTCTGGACTTATGAAGAGCAGAGTCTTTTAGAAATATATGCAGGAGGAGTAAAGCTAGTTTCCAGCTCTTCTCCATTTTTGTAGTAGAGGACACCCAAGATGATTATTTGATGGATCCTCTTGTAAGGTTGTCCAAATACGGCTGCAGCATTAaagagagtgaaaaaaaaaatggtagggTTAATTAGTCCTTCAATAAGTCGTGACTGAAGTTTTTTTGCCATATTGAATTTCCCTTTTCTATGCCTTTGCTTTTTTGGTGATCTGGGTAAAAAGCTATACAGAAGTGTGtgggtattttctttttttgctgtgAGACAAGGACGCCTAAAGCTTTGGGTCTGCAACACTCTTCCATTTAGTTAAAGTAGTGAACCAAAATACAGGACCAGTTGATAATTAAATCTTAATagtttcttttaacaaattaattttctttacaatcaatttatatataaactggCAGGCTGCTCTGCTCATAAAGAAGAAATGACTTACCACTAGGAGCAAAAGAACTATCCCAAATGCTGGGAGTCCTCCCATCTTCGTTTGCTGCTCCTTCCACCTTCCAtggaataatatatttaacataaacATCATTAATTACTTCTATGGCTTCTTGcatgtatgtatttatatatatatatatatatagtccagcTCTTATcatgagattttatttttaaaaaaatgcatatatttaaaatgatatatatgagTCTGTACTACAATTTCATCAGGTATCCTAatgaaaaattgttttatatacatatatatatatatatattatttatatataaaacaaaaaatataaatggacCTGATTAGCTGAGGTTCCAGCGCCAAAGAGAAAGCCAGTAGGGAAATCTTGTCTGCTAAAAGCCTCAACCGCTAAGACCCCAACGCTGGTATTTAGCACAAAAACAGCAACAAATAGACTCTCGACATTTTTCTTTCTGCCGATCACTACTAATTAtgatttagagagagagagagagagagagagttttttgATCGAACTGCGATAAATACACATCGAATACACAGTCAATATAGTCAATAGTGATTTATCTTTTCAAGCTGCATAATTATTTCCTTCTCTCTCACCACTGGAAAAGATGTCgataattttaaatgattcttattattattttgttttttgttctacAAAAGTTATTCGGATTGTTGTTTGTTTGGCTGCTTGGAATAGACAAAtcattatctttcttttttacaGATTTGTTATAAGTGCAAGTGTGGCCTAATAGAGAGACATGTGGACACCTTTTATGTTTACATGAAACCGtgtacacatacatacatatacaaacaaaagaaaaaaagataaaggatgggatgttttgacatgtgtgtgtatatatatatatatatgcatggagcCAAGAAAAAGTTTGTGTGGCTAAACAAAAgacatgtggataccttttcacatgtttatatatatatatatatatatatataaaaaaaaaaaacaaagcatatGGAACCGTGTGCTTTTATGAATTTTGTCCAAGttctacatgtatatatatatatataggtgaaaattacatgtatataaatatatatatataggtggaaATTTCTTGTGGTGGGTttctttagatatatatatatatatatattattatttggatgaaatatatatatatatatattatttacgtTGATTATCTTTCTTGCCTTTTCATTGATTGTTTTATCTTTGTGTCAGTATGGAATTTGTCTCTCTCACTTCCTATGATGATTCCCTTCGTTGAAACTTTTAAATTCCTAGAAATGTTGATGATGATTGCTTCAATTCTGCTGTTTGTTTTTTCTGTAGTATATTTGTGCGATGTCAACTACggaaaatgatggtggtgatgatTCAACTCTATGGAGTGCTACCAATGAAAAGATTTATATAGATGTTATGGTAGATTTAATAAACAAAGGTGGTATGAAAGATGGGCAGTTCAGTTCAAAGGAATGGACTAATATGCTTGAAGCTCTGAATAATAAGTCTAAAAGAAATTACAACATGAAGCAAATTAAGCAGAAATTCAATAGGCTTCGAAGTAAGCATCGTGAGTTTAGTGAGCTGTTGCAACAAACTGGATTTGGTTGGGATGCTGAAACTAATACTGTGAATGCTACAGATGAAATGTGGCAAAACTATATACGGGTATATGTACTTTCGTTTGAGGatatacaatatattattattattattattatacgttgatgaatatattatttattcttttaggtGCATCCTAAAGCAACGCAATTTCGAAAGAAAGGATGTGAGCATTACAAGCTATTAGGAATTATATTTAACAAGTCAACTGCTACTGGAGTGTTTCGTCATGCATCTACTAGTGATCCACCCAATACTGATGATGAGATGGAATTGGAGGCTGAGAGTGCACATGTTAACATTAGTCGTGATGATCCCTTTTCTACTCTTGATAAATTAACAAGCAATTTGAGGAAACGCACTGCATCATCTAGCTCAGAAAGTagaagtaaaaaggaaactaaGTCACAACAAATGAGTGATGCAATCCAAGCATGGACTGAGACAGCAAAGGCAAAGACAGAAGTTGCTAAAGCTAAggcagaaaaatataaaagttcctATAGTGTGGATGATAATAGTATTGGTAATGCAAAAGATTGTTCCATTGCTACATGTGTGAGCCTTCTTGAAGCAATAGATGGAGTTGACAATGCTACTTATCTTAAAGCAGTAGAAAAGTTGAGAGAGGCAGATTGGAGAGAGATATTTATCCATATGTCTTCGCCTAGGAAGAAGGCTTGGTTAGATAGTCTTTAGCTAGATTATCATATATCATAATTATATCTGTAGTGGGATTTGATATATTAGGATTTAATTTTGTCGGTTTAATGTTTGTGGAATaatatgtttggatttttttagatttttgtatgttttatatgtttggattttt
Proteins encoded in this window:
- the LOC125422649 gene encoding L10-interacting MYB domain-containing protein-like; the protein is MSTTENDGGDDSTLWSATNEKIYIDVMVDLINKGGMKDGQFSSKEWTNMLEALNNKSKRNYNMKQIKQKFNRLRSKHREFSELLQQTGFGWDAETNTVNATDEMWQNYIRVHPKATQFRKKGCEHYKLLGIIFNKSTATGVFRHASTSDPPNTDDEMELEAESAHVNISRDDPFSTLDKLTSNLRKRTASSSSESRSKKETKSQQMSDAIQAWTETAKAKTEVAKAKAEKYKSSYSVDDNSIGNAKDCSIATCVSLLEAIDGVDNATYLKAVEKLREADWREIFIHMSSPRKKAWLDSL